A window of bacterium genomic DNA:
CTCCTCGCCATAGCGGTAGATGATGTCGGCAAGTGGTTCGATACCGAGTTCGTTGACCAGATCGGCAGCCGTCGTGCGCTCTCTGCGATCCATCCGCATGTCGAGGAGCGCCTCCGCGTCGAAGCGGAAGCCGCGATCGGGGTCATCGAGCTGCAGGGAGGAGAGGCCGAGGTCGAAGAGCACGCCGTCCACCGCCTCAAAACCTTCCTCGGCCACCACGCGCTTCAGTTCGGCGTAATGGGCATGGTGGATACGCGCGCTCCCGCCGTACCCGGCCAGGCGCTGGCGGGAGAGCGAAATCGCGTCGGCGTCCCGGTCACAGCCGATCAGCACACCCGATGGCTGTATCTCCTCCAGAACCGCAAG
This region includes:
- the mraW gene encoding 16S rRNA (cytosine(1402)-N(4))-methyltransferase, with the translated sequence MTASHVPVMVQEVIDFLSPKPGAVFLDTTLGGGGHSLAVLEEIQPSGVLIGCDRDADAISLSRQRLAGYGGSARIHHAHYAELKRVVAEEGFEAVDGVLFDLGLSSLQLDDPDRGFRFDAEALLDMRMDRRERTTAADLVNELGIEPLADIIYRYGEE